A single region of the Nitrospirota bacterium genome encodes:
- a CDS encoding N-acetyltransferase, whose amino-acid sequence MIRKAKTGDIKPVHKLISEFSSRHEMIPRSLNELYETVRDLFVFEKDRAIRAVSALHLMWEDLAEIRSLAVSRPFQGKGIGSALIKRCLKEARSLGVKRVFALTYQPEFFVRLGFKHIDKSSLPQKIWGDCVRCPKFPECDESAVIYELKEVSC is encoded by the coding sequence ATGATTAGAAAGGCAAAAACAGGAGATATAAAGCCCGTTCATAAATTAATCTCCGAGTTCTCCAGCAGGCACGAGATGATACCAAGGTCGCTTAATGAGCTTTATGAGACTGTCAGAGACCTTTTTGTCTTCGAAAAAGACAGAGCTATCAGGGCTGTCTCTGCACTTCATCTCATGTGGGAAGACCTTGCAGAGATAAGGTCACTTGCTGTAAGCAGACCATTTCAGGGAAAAGGCATAGGCAGTGCCCTTATAAAGAGATGCCTTAAGGAGGCAAGGTCTCTGGGCGTAAAAAGGGTGTTTGCCCTGACATACCAGCCTGAGTTCTTTGTAAGATTGGGCTTTAAGCATATAGATAAATCCAGCCTTCCACAGAAGATATGGGGAGACTGTGTGAGGTGTCCCAAGTTTCCCGAATGCGATGAGTCTGCAGTGATATATGAGTTAAAGGAGGTCTCCTGCTAA
- a CDS encoding 2-oxoacid:acceptor oxidoreductase family protein, whose translation MPSILIAGSGGQGILFFGKLIAQSAMNEGKNVTWFPSYGAEMRGGTANCTVQVSDEVIGSPIVRNPDILIVLNKASMERFGSRVKKNGLLIMDSSLIKETPLRQDIGIVKVPASDIAVSLGNAMSANMVLLGALIKETGIVNEDSAINALEELTSSRRTKTISLNKSAIKKGLQYNQ comes from the coding sequence ATGCCGAGCATCTTGATAGCAGGCTCCGGAGGTCAGGGTATATTGTTTTTTGGCAAGCTTATTGCCCAGTCGGCAATGAACGAGGGCAAAAATGTTACATGGTTTCCCTCATATGGTGCCGAGATGCGAGGTGGAACTGCAAACTGCACGGTGCAAGTCTCTGATGAAGTCATAGGCTCGCCAATAGTAAGAAATCCCGATATACTGATTGTGCTGAATAAGGCATCCATGGAGAGATTCGGCTCAAGGGTTAAAAAAAACGGTCTTCTGATTATGGATTCGTCATTGATAAAGGAAACTCCATTAAGGCAGGACATTGGAATCGTAAAAGTCCCTGCATCGGACATAGCAGTGTCCCTTGGAAATGCAATGTCTGCAAACATGGTTCTTTTAGGCGCACTCATTAAAGAGACAGGTATCGTCAATGAGGACTCTGCCATAAATGCACTTGAGGAATTAACATCCTCACGCAGGACAAAAACAATCTCCCTGAATAAATCCGCCATAAAAAAAGGACTTCAATACAACCAATGA
- a CDS encoding 2-oxoglutarate oxidoreductase has translation MKQVFKKPLSLRDAPFRFCPGCGHSLIHRVIAECIDKLGIRESVVGIAPVGCAVYAYDYFNFDVLEVAHGRPPSAATGLKRTMPDRIIFSYQGDGDLAAIGTAEIVHAAVRGENITVFFVNNATYGMTGGQMAPTTLIGQKTTTTPKGRESGYPLKVSELLSTIEGASFIKRTAVDCLKNLIDTKKAVEKAFRYQMEGKGFSLIEILSPCPTDWWITPEESLKWLQKEMLPVFPLGTFKDKYKDKG, from the coding sequence ATGAAACAGGTCTTCAAAAAGCCCCTCAGCCTAAGGGATGCGCCTTTCAGGTTCTGTCCTGGCTGTGGACACAGTCTTATTCACAGAGTCATAGCAGAATGTATAGACAAGCTCGGCATAAGAGAAAGTGTAGTTGGCATTGCACCTGTTGGATGTGCAGTATATGCCTATGACTATTTCAATTTCGATGTTCTCGAGGTTGCCCATGGAAGGCCTCCTTCTGCTGCAACAGGACTTAAAAGGACTATGCCTGACAGGATTATTTTTTCCTATCAGGGAGATGGAGACTTAGCGGCAATAGGAACTGCCGAAATTGTGCATGCCGCAGTAAGAGGAGAAAATATAACTGTATTTTTCGTCAATAATGCGACTTATGGAATGACAGGCGGGCAGATGGCTCCAACGACCCTCATAGGACAGAAAACAACCACTACGCCAAAGGGAAGGGAATCAGGCTATCCACTCAAAGTCTCTGAGCTTTTAAGCACAATCGAGGGCGCCTCATTCATAAAGAGAACTGCGGTCGATTGCCTTAAAAATCTAATCGATACAAAAAAGGCAGTTGAAAAGGCATTCAGATACCAGATGGAGGGCAAAGGGTTTTCCCTCATCGAGATACTTTCTCCATGTCCGACTGACTGGTGGATAACTCCAGAGGAGTCTTTAAAATGGCTTCAAAAAGAGATGCTCCCGGTATTTCCCCTTGGCACATTCAAAGATAAATATAAGGATAAAGGATAA
- a CDS encoding sensor domain-containing diguanylate cyclase, translating into MRSFRGHASFAFHGGREISLIEKLFGKKIIFPFLNYLNYPVIILKRDGRIADINSAFLELLNEKKEMLVGKDYRNFKHLNALQRSIDMCIAKNAEQSQQVTIGEKTFRASILPVSMNDEMFHISIVLNDISPSIQIEKTLLRRNKELIVTNTLSTAFISSENIDMLHKDLLEKVLLISDFSIGWLMLIEDGEYSLKDNSGVSLEFQNKLKDGRVNHIYGDILGSESPLYILEANEIPDELKKEGIVFLSAIKLKVGKEAIGILVLANRADVVFDFDLASLFSLIGNNLSMIAEKVKLFKKLERLSSIDSLTEIYNARYFYDALNSEIVRSERYPTSFSIVLFDIDNFKLINDTYGHQAGDDVLHSLAGILRDTSRKSDIVARYGGEEFVIILPNTLKMDAFNLATRLKDAVEGSSFLKQSLRVTLSGGIATFPDDAKDVKSLIYAADKAMYEAKAAGKKTIRCHKVEE; encoded by the coding sequence TTGCGGTCTTTTAGAGGGCACGCTTCTTTTGCTTTCCATGGAGGTAGAGAGATTAGCCTTATAGAGAAATTATTTGGTAAAAAGATAATCTTCCCATTCCTGAATTATCTGAACTATCCCGTTATAATACTGAAAAGAGACGGCAGAATAGCTGATATAAATTCTGCCTTTCTTGAACTTCTGAATGAAAAGAAGGAAATGTTAGTTGGAAAAGATTACCGTAATTTCAAGCATCTTAATGCCCTTCAGAGAAGCATAGACATGTGCATTGCAAAAAATGCCGAGCAGTCCCAGCAGGTCACAATTGGTGAAAAGACATTCAGGGCATCCATACTGCCTGTATCGATGAACGATGAAATGTTTCACATAAGCATTGTCCTGAATGACATATCGCCATCCATTCAGATTGAAAAAACCCTTTTAAGGAGGAATAAAGAGCTTATAGTGACAAATACGCTTTCAACTGCCTTTATATCCTCTGAAAACATTGACATGCTTCACAAAGACCTTCTCGAAAAGGTTCTCCTGATTTCTGATTTTAGTATTGGATGGCTAATGCTGATTGAGGATGGGGAATATTCCCTCAAAGACAATTCGGGTGTTTCCCTTGAATTTCAGAATAAACTGAAGGATGGGCGGGTTAACCACATATACGGTGACATATTAGGAAGCGAAAGCCCTCTTTATATACTTGAGGCTAATGAGATACCCGATGAACTCAAAAAGGAAGGTATAGTATTTCTTTCTGCCATTAAGCTTAAAGTCGGCAAAGAGGCAATAGGCATCCTCGTGCTTGCAAATAGGGCAGATGTAGTATTTGATTTTGACCTCGCATCCCTTTTTTCACTCATAGGGAATAATCTTTCCATGATAGCTGAAAAGGTAAAGCTGTTTAAGAAATTAGAGAGGCTTTCCTCTATCGACTCCTTGACAGAGATTTATAATGCAAGATACTTTTATGATGCCCTTAATTCCGAGATAGTGAGGTCGGAGAGATACCCAACTTCATTTTCGATCGTGCTTTTTGACATCGACAATTTCAAACTGATAAACGACACATACGGGCATCAGGCAGGAGACGATGTCCTTCACTCCCTTGCAGGGATACTAAGGGACACATCGAGGAAATCCGACATAGTGGCAAGATACGGTGGCGAGGAATTCGTTATAATACTTCCAAACACATTGAAAATGGATGCATTCAATCTTGCGACAAGGCTTAAGGATGCAGTTGAAGGAAGCAGTTTCCTTAAACAGTCACTAAGGGTAACATTAAGTGGAGGTATTGCCACATTTCCAGATGATGCAAAAGATGTAAAGTCACTTATTTATGCGGCTGACAAAGCCATGTATGAGGCAAAAGCCGCAGGGAAGAAAACGATTAGATGCCACAAAGTAGAAGAATGA
- a CDS encoding Ppx/GppA family phosphatase: protein MSPLASIDIGSNSIRLLVGEVGGGHILPMRYERIVTRLAQGIEDTGYLRQSNMKNSIEGLKGFLEIIKGHGVSHIKAVGTSALREAKNSGDFIDRLFNETVLKVEVISGKKEAGLTAKGVLSGIDTKRTALIIDIGGGSTEWSFYDGQRVLISGTLPTGVVKLLEKYIKEDPPSFRDMSCLKKKLNAVSEAIHKKVRNHIKSNTAFIETAGTATTLAGIDLGLKVYDRNKVHMHEIPVGRLISMASALGSLPIKERAKINGLEPERADLIIPGIHFTIKIMERFGFKEVIVSDCGLLEGTLLLLSMEVERLAL, encoded by the coding sequence ATGTCTCCTTTGGCATCCATAGATATCGGCTCAAACTCGATAAGGCTCCTTGTAGGAGAAGTAGGAGGAGGACATATCCTTCCCATGAGATATGAGCGTATAGTTACAAGGCTTGCACAGGGTATAGAGGATACTGGCTATTTAAGGCAATCCAATATGAAAAATAGTATCGAGGGATTGAAAGGCTTTTTAGAAATCATAAAGGGGCATGGTGTTAGTCACATAAAGGCAGTAGGGACCTCTGCCCTGAGGGAAGCGAAAAACTCAGGGGATTTCATTGACAGGCTCTTTAACGAAACCGTTTTAAAGGTTGAGGTTATATCAGGCAAAAAGGAGGCAGGGCTTACGGCAAAAGGCGTGCTTTCAGGGATTGACACTAAGAGGACAGCCCTTATAATCGACATTGGAGGTGGCTCTACCGAATGGAGCTTCTATGATGGTCAGAGGGTCTTAATCTCAGGCACTCTGCCAACCGGTGTCGTGAAACTGCTCGAAAAATATATAAAAGAAGACCCGCCCTCATTTAGAGACATGTCTTGTCTGAAAAAAAAGCTAAATGCCGTATCAGAGGCAATCCATAAAAAGGTCAGGAATCACATTAAATCCAACACTGCTTTTATTGAAACAGCCGGAACTGCCACAACCCTTGCAGGAATAGACCTCGGTCTTAAAGTCTATGACAGAAACAAGGTGCATATGCATGAGATACCTGTCGGAAGGCTCATCAGTATGGCATCTGCCCTCGGAAGTCTCCCGATTAAAGAGAGGGCAAAGATAAATGGTCTTGAGCCTGAAAGGGCAGACTTGATTATACCGGGCATACATTTTACAATTAAGATAATGGAAAGATTTGGATTTAAAGAGGTCATCGTCAGCGATTGCGGTCTTTTAGAGGGCACGCTTCTTTTGCTTTCCATGGAGGTAGAGAGATTAGCCTTATAG
- a CDS encoding sigma-54-dependent Fis family transcriptional regulator encodes MKQVILIVEDKESMAEMLKEALEAEGYRVVLARDGEQGEKLIKDERVDLVLTDLKLPQKDGMEILNLVREESPLTPVIIMTAYGSIETAVKAIKEGAFDFITKPFDIDHLILLARRAIESQRLATENILLKEEFSSRLGLPTIIGKSKIINDVAIMIQKVSQTKATVLITGESGTGKELFARAIHFLSQRNDYPFVPINCAAIPSGLLESELFGYEKGSFTGAETRRLGKFELSQKGTVFLDEIGELDIGLQAKLLRAIEDGEIQRIGSEKPIKTDVRIVAASNKDLETAVREKAFREDLYYRLSVFPLRIPPLRERKEDIPLLVDYFMKKYSKDLKTPIKSISESAMSLFMSYDWKGNVRELENTIERAIILSDGPHITHEHISLNPLRVTAERQKNTTLADTAKEAIRAAETARIKEALEASSGNKTKAAEMLKVSYKTLLTKIKDYGID; translated from the coding sequence TTGAAACAGGTTATCCTCATAGTAGAGGACAAGGAATCAATGGCTGAGATGCTTAAGGAGGCACTGGAGGCAGAAGGCTATAGGGTTGTTCTTGCCCGGGACGGAGAGCAAGGAGAAAAACTCATAAAAGACGAGAGGGTTGACCTTGTCCTTACTGACCTTAAGCTCCCACAAAAAGACGGTATGGAGATACTTAATTTAGTCAGAGAGGAAAGCCCGCTTACACCAGTTATTATCATGACTGCCTATGGCTCCATAGAGACGGCAGTAAAGGCAATAAAAGAAGGTGCATTTGACTTTATAACAAAGCCCTTTGACATAGACCATCTCATTTTGCTTGCAAGAAGGGCTATCGAAAGCCAGAGGCTTGCCACAGAGAATATCCTTCTTAAGGAGGAGTTTTCCTCGAGACTGGGACTTCCAACCATAATCGGAAAAAGCAAAATAATAAATGATGTTGCCATAATGATACAGAAGGTCTCCCAGACAAAGGCAACTGTCCTGATAACAGGCGAGTCAGGCACAGGCAAGGAACTCTTTGCAAGGGCAATACATTTTCTGAGCCAGAGGAATGACTATCCATTTGTTCCAATAAATTGTGCGGCTATCCCTTCGGGTCTTCTCGAATCAGAGCTGTTTGGCTACGAAAAAGGCTCATTTACAGGTGCTGAGACAAGAAGGCTCGGAAAATTCGAGCTTAGCCAGAAAGGCACTGTATTTCTCGACGAAATAGGAGAGCTTGACATTGGGCTTCAGGCAAAGCTTCTCAGGGCAATAGAAGACGGAGAGATACAGAGGATAGGAAGCGAAAAGCCCATAAAAACCGATGTGAGAATCGTTGCCGCAAGCAATAAAGACCTCGAAACTGCTGTGAGAGAAAAGGCATTCAGGGAAGACCTCTATTATAGGTTGAGTGTTTTTCCCCTCAGAATCCCTCCGCTTAGAGAAAGAAAAGAAGACATTCCCTTGCTCGTAGATTACTTTATGAAGAAATACTCAAAAGACCTAAAGACTCCAATAAAGAGTATCTCAGAGTCTGCCATGAGCCTCTTTATGAGCTATGACTGGAAGGGAAATGTCCGGGAGCTTGAAAACACAATAGAGCGTGCTATAATACTTTCGGATGGCCCTCATATAACCCATGAGCATATTTCCCTGAATCCGTTAAGGGTTACAGCCGAAAGACAGAAAAACACTACATTGGCAGATACTGCAAAGGAGGCGATAAGGGCCGCTGAAACAGCCCGCATAAAAGAGGCATTAGAGGCTTCCTCTGGAAACAAGACAAAAGCGGCTGAAATGCTTAAGGTTAGCTACAAAACCCTTCTTACGAAGATTAAGGACTATGGTATAGATTAA